The DNA window GGACTGTAGTAACCATAACACCGGACTCCCGCCATCGGCGGGACTCCCCCTTGTCCGGGATGTGGGAACATCCCGCCAGAGGCGGGACCAGCCACTCCAGAGCCTGCCCCGTACTTGATACGGGGGCATCGAAGACCTTTTCCTCGGTTCCGTCTTTCGCCCGGTAAACAACTTTTGAGGGTTCTGCGAGATACCGCATCCGTTCCTGGGAGAAGGAAGCCCGGATGATGTACCGGGCCAGGTTTTCCATGGCTGTCTCATCCTGGGGAAATAAACGCTGACCGCAGAAGACCT is part of the Deltaproteobacteria bacterium genome and encodes:
- a CDS encoding transposase, yielding MFRVAPSLDLKKLEAIFRHKVFKMLLAKGRITRDLIAMLSNWRHSGFQVFCGQRLFPQDETAMENLARYIIRASFSQERMRYLAEPSKVVYRAKDGTEEKVFDAPVSSTGQALEWLVPPLAGCSHIPDKGESRRWRESGVMVTTVPRFAGSPGESEKKSKTTGSPASWKPIKVRRNTGITGRV